A region from the Mya arenaria isolate MELC-2E11 chromosome 2, ASM2691426v1 genome encodes:
- the LOC128217185 gene encoding glutaminase kidney isoform, mitochondrial-like isoform X2, protein MAYQRNIKELLASGMEDFEEKLFSFLCDHNHLVSIDRFKNLLDETGLREMDFRLRETMRKFRAVLERQLTDEHELRGLVDKDTFIDCVSDNIVVISKALTSQFVIPEFKTFTDIIDTIYETCKDNDSGLPAQYIPQLARVDPSHWGVSICTIDGQRYDLGETSTPFCMQSVVKPLNYALTLNDLSSEVVHQYVGQEPSGRSFNELTLDYQHKPHNPMINAGAIVTAGLLKKGLVIADRFDYAMDQFKRLSGQEHIAFNNSVYLSERATADRNFALGYYMRENKCFPPEADLVETLEFYFQLCSVEITAESGAVIAATLANGGICPTTGDRVLDSDAVRNTLSLMHSCGMYDYSGQFAFKVGLPAKSGVAGGVMLVVPNLMGIFTWSPPLDQWGNSSRGVQFCEELVGNFNFHNYDNLRHTSRKYDPRGRAVESKAQDVVNLLFSAYNGDVTAMRRYALLGMDMSLADYDGRTALHLASAEGHEPIVRFLLEKCNVSSYLRDRWGFTPYHDAKRFKHDAVSEVLLEHMKTTAPKDATFSIQDIDKGLHNMHL, encoded by the exons ATGGCTTATCAGCGAAACATCAA GGAGCTTCTGGCATCTGGGATGGAGGACTTCGAGGAGAAACTGTTCTCGTTCCTGTGCGACCACAACCACCTCGTCTCCATAGACAGGTTTAAGAAC CTTTTGGATGAGACGGGCCTGCGGGAGATGGACTTCCGGCTGCGCGAGACGATGCGCAAGTTCCGGGCGGTTCTGGAGCGGCAGCTGACGGACGAGCACGAGCTTCGTGGCCTTGTTGACAAAGACACATTCATCGA CTGCGTATCTGACAACATCGTGGTGATCTCAAAGGCGCTCACGAGCCAGTTCGTCATCCCGGAGTTCAAGACTTTTACCGACATCATCGACACCATCTATGAAACGTGCAAGGATAACGACAGCGGACTG CCCGCCCAGTACATCCCCCAGCTGGCCCGTGTCGACCCCTCACACTGGGGCGTGTCCATCTGCACCATCGACGGACAGAG GTACGACCTTGGAGAGACGAGCACGCCTTTCTGTATGCAGTCGGTGGTCAAACCTCTTAACTACGCACTCACGCTCAACGACCTGTCCTCGGAAGTCGTCCACCAGTACGTGGGCCAGGAACCCAGCGGTCGCTCATTCAATGAGCTCACTCTCGACTACCAAC ATAAACCGCATAACCCGATGATCAACGCCGGAGCGATAGTGACGGCCGGGCTCCTCAAGAAAGGCTTGGTGATCGCTGACCGTTTTGACTAT GCGATGGACCAGTTCAAGCGGCTGAGCGGCCAGGAACACATCGCCTTCAACAACTCAGT GTATCTGTCGGAGCGAGCCACAGCGGACAGAAACTTCGCTCTTGGCTACTACATGAGGGAGAACAAG TGCTTCCCTCCTGAGGCGGACCTCGTGGAGACACTCGAGTTCTACTTCCAG CTGTGTTCAGTTGAGATAACGGCGGAGTCCGGGGCGGTCATTGCGGCCACGCTGGCTAACGGCGGCATCTGCCCGACCACAGGGGATCGTGTGCTCGATTCTGACGCCGTACGGAACACACTGTCGCTCATGCACTCCTGTGGCATGTACGACTACTCCGGACAGTTCGCCTTTAAG gTTGGTCTGCCGGCGAAGTCTGGCGTGGCCGGGGGTGTTATGTTGGTTGTGCCCAACCTGATGGGAATCTTCACTTGGTCTCCGCCTCTCGACCAATGGGGGAACAGCTCCCGGGGCGTGCAGTTCTGTGAG GAGCTGGTTGGTAACTTCAACTTTCACAACTACGACAACCTGCGCCACACGAGCCGGAAGTACGATCCCAGGGGCCGCGCCGTAGAGTCTAAGGCCCAGGATGTCGTCAACCTGCTTTTCAGCGCCTACAACGGTGACGTCACCGCAATGCGAAG GTACGCATTGCTGGGCATGGACATGTCACTGGCTGACTATGACGGGCGGACAGCGCTCCATCTGGCATCTGCCGAGGGGCACGAGCCAATTGTACGCTTCCTGCTCGAGAAATGTAATGTTAGTTCCTACCTCAGAGACAG ATGGGGGTTCACGCCCTACCATGACGCGAAGCGGTTCAAACACGATGCGGTTTCCGAAGTCCTCTTGGAGCACATGAAGACAACGGCTCCCAAAGACGCCACATTCAGTATCCAGGACATCGACAAGGGTCTACACAATATGCACCTGTAA
- the LOC128217185 gene encoding glutaminase kidney isoform, mitochondrial-like isoform X1, with amino-acid sequence MEPNPKLLKRRPSNLKEWQEGLEELLASGMEDFEEKLFSFLCDHNHLVSIDRFKNLLDETGLREMDFRLRETMRKFRAVLERQLTDEHELRGLVDKDTFIDCVSDNIVVISKALTSQFVIPEFKTFTDIIDTIYETCKDNDSGLPAQYIPQLARVDPSHWGVSICTIDGQRYDLGETSTPFCMQSVVKPLNYALTLNDLSSEVVHQYVGQEPSGRSFNELTLDYQHKPHNPMINAGAIVTAGLLKKGLVIADRFDYAMDQFKRLSGQEHIAFNNSVYLSERATADRNFALGYYMRENKCFPPEADLVETLEFYFQLCSVEITAESGAVIAATLANGGICPTTGDRVLDSDAVRNTLSLMHSCGMYDYSGQFAFKVGLPAKSGVAGGVMLVVPNLMGIFTWSPPLDQWGNSSRGVQFCEELVGNFNFHNYDNLRHTSRKYDPRGRAVESKAQDVVNLLFSAYNGDVTAMRRYALLGMDMSLADYDGRTALHLASAEGHEPIVRFLLEKCNVSSYLRDRWGFTPYHDAKRFKHDAVSEVLLEHMKTTAPKDATFSIQDIDKGLHNMHL; translated from the exons ATGGAGCCTAACCCGAAGCTATTGAAGCGACGGCCCTCCAACCTCAAGGAATGGCAGGAGGGGCTCGA GGAGCTTCTGGCATCTGGGATGGAGGACTTCGAGGAGAAACTGTTCTCGTTCCTGTGCGACCACAACCACCTCGTCTCCATAGACAGGTTTAAGAAC CTTTTGGATGAGACGGGCCTGCGGGAGATGGACTTCCGGCTGCGCGAGACGATGCGCAAGTTCCGGGCGGTTCTGGAGCGGCAGCTGACGGACGAGCACGAGCTTCGTGGCCTTGTTGACAAAGACACATTCATCGA CTGCGTATCTGACAACATCGTGGTGATCTCAAAGGCGCTCACGAGCCAGTTCGTCATCCCGGAGTTCAAGACTTTTACCGACATCATCGACACCATCTATGAAACGTGCAAGGATAACGACAGCGGACTG CCCGCCCAGTACATCCCCCAGCTGGCCCGTGTCGACCCCTCACACTGGGGCGTGTCCATCTGCACCATCGACGGACAGAG GTACGACCTTGGAGAGACGAGCACGCCTTTCTGTATGCAGTCGGTGGTCAAACCTCTTAACTACGCACTCACGCTCAACGACCTGTCCTCGGAAGTCGTCCACCAGTACGTGGGCCAGGAACCCAGCGGTCGCTCATTCAATGAGCTCACTCTCGACTACCAAC ATAAACCGCATAACCCGATGATCAACGCCGGAGCGATAGTGACGGCCGGGCTCCTCAAGAAAGGCTTGGTGATCGCTGACCGTTTTGACTAT GCGATGGACCAGTTCAAGCGGCTGAGCGGCCAGGAACACATCGCCTTCAACAACTCAGT GTATCTGTCGGAGCGAGCCACAGCGGACAGAAACTTCGCTCTTGGCTACTACATGAGGGAGAACAAG TGCTTCCCTCCTGAGGCGGACCTCGTGGAGACACTCGAGTTCTACTTCCAG CTGTGTTCAGTTGAGATAACGGCGGAGTCCGGGGCGGTCATTGCGGCCACGCTGGCTAACGGCGGCATCTGCCCGACCACAGGGGATCGTGTGCTCGATTCTGACGCCGTACGGAACACACTGTCGCTCATGCACTCCTGTGGCATGTACGACTACTCCGGACAGTTCGCCTTTAAG gTTGGTCTGCCGGCGAAGTCTGGCGTGGCCGGGGGTGTTATGTTGGTTGTGCCCAACCTGATGGGAATCTTCACTTGGTCTCCGCCTCTCGACCAATGGGGGAACAGCTCCCGGGGCGTGCAGTTCTGTGAG GAGCTGGTTGGTAACTTCAACTTTCACAACTACGACAACCTGCGCCACACGAGCCGGAAGTACGATCCCAGGGGCCGCGCCGTAGAGTCTAAGGCCCAGGATGTCGTCAACCTGCTTTTCAGCGCCTACAACGGTGACGTCACCGCAATGCGAAG GTACGCATTGCTGGGCATGGACATGTCACTGGCTGACTATGACGGGCGGACAGCGCTCCATCTGGCATCTGCCGAGGGGCACGAGCCAATTGTACGCTTCCTGCTCGAGAAATGTAATGTTAGTTCCTACCTCAGAGACAG ATGGGGGTTCACGCCCTACCATGACGCGAAGCGGTTCAAACACGATGCGGTTTCCGAAGTCCTCTTGGAGCACATGAAGACAACGGCTCCCAAAGACGCCACATTCAGTATCCAGGACATCGACAAGGGTCTACACAATATGCACCTGTAA
- the LOC128202691 gene encoding splicing regulatory glutamine/lysine-rich protein 1-like, which produces MALTTGELAAVISGSIGGLIIILASIALILYYCVRRSRKRRRADHKPFPHHHLTPDTSLSKTSLPRPGDPRDPRDARALQDPRIDPRLDPRIIDPRLPKVGSASLWFGNPSLYSATPSQAYQDMKRGKVGGRPPDQPLPGLQGPPGHMVYTGGNAGRGIYHSQQVASPMYEQEYRIPRSGSYMDLYSYPYNYDPYRDINNSRAVLVELPEKEEYYLDRYRERETRRTGKKVRRSQSDVTLHSTRRPKNRKQRGETPFDKTSTSRDSDDRGSREREGLRASRDSYERVEGRDRDSRERRGSRDWDGARKDRTTVVDVHKPKKQAPPPPQPKPRRDEVEAKARNFSDPELGESATDSAKLRAIERERERERERAREKKLERELDKVIEKDNRAFVPDEDLHVRPYSYTGKPVQQSTKYENSIVAKMAALTETPKATYIRPSDNFSRENLPQGFHAEVTKKLENLKSGDGVPKSIDTTEGPVATSTGKHSRASRPTSAREQRRSRRSSNVTDADGNIVDAFEFLDGYSDGEGTDFHGSGMSTPTPARDTDINL; this is translated from the exons ATGGCGCTGACGACCGGGGAGCTCGCGGCCGTCATATCCGGCTCGATCGGCGGCCTCATCATCATCCTTGCCAGCATCGCCCTCATACTCTACTACTGCGTCAG ACGGAGTCGAAAACGGCGACGGGCCGATCATAAGCCGTTCCCTCACCACCATCTGACTCCTGACACGAGTCTGAGCAAGACCAGTCTACCCAGGCCCGGGGATCCTCGAGATCCCCGGGACGCACGCGCCCTTCAGGACCCCAGGATCGACCCTCGCTTAGATCCCCGGATAATCGATCCGCGCCTGCCCAAGGTAGGCAGCGCGAGCCTGTGGTTCGGCAATCCCTCCCTATATAGCGCCACACCCTCCCAGGCCTACCAAGACATGAAGCGGGGGAAGGTTGGTGGTCGACCACCGGACCAACCGCTGCCCGGACTTCAAG GTCCACCCGGGCACATGGTGTACACGGGAGGGAACGCGGGCCGCGGGATCTACCACAGCCAGCAGGTGGCGTCCCCTATGTATGAGCAGGAGTATCGCATTCCAAGAAGTGGCAGTTACATGGACCTGTATTCGTATCCATACAATTACGACCCCTACAGAG ATATCAACAACTCAAGGGCGGTCTTGGTAGAACTACCCGAGAAGGAAGAGTACTACCTGGACAGATATAGAGAGCGTGAGACACGTCGTACGGGGAAGAAGGTGCGACGTTCACAAAGTGACGTTACGTTACACTCCACACGTAGACCAAAGAACCGTAAACAGCGAGGCGAGACACCTTTCGATAAGACGTCGACGTCACGTGACAGTGACGACAGAGGCAGCAGGGAACGCGAGGGTCTGCGGGCCAGCAGGGACAGCTATGAGCGTGTTGAGGGGCGGGACCGCGACAGCCGGGAGCGCCGTGGGAGTCGTGACTGGGACGGGGCTCGGAAGGACCGCACCACCGTCGTAGACGTGCACAAACCAAAGAAACAAGCTCCGCCTCCTCCACAGCCGAAGCCCAGGCGTGACGAGGTCGAAGCAAAAGCAAGGAACTTTTCTGACCCCGAATTAGGAGAGTCAGCGACGGACAGTGCAAAACTCAGGGCAATAGAACGTGAAAGGGAACGTGAGAGAGAAAGGGCAAGGGAAAAGAAGCTTGAAAGAGAGCTTGATAAGGTGATAGAAAAAGACAATCGTGCGTTTGTGCCTGATGAAGATCTTCATGTAAGACCTTATAGTTACACAGGCAAACCGGTTCAGCAGTCTACAAAATACGAAAATTCCATAGTTGCTAAAATGGCAGCATTAACAGAGACCCCAAAAGCAACATATATCAGACCAAGTGACAATTTTTCTCGTGAAAATTTACCTCAGGGCTTCCATGCTGAAGTGACCAAGAAGTTGGAAAATTTGAAAAGTGGTGATGGCGTCCCTAAGTCCATTGATACGACGGAAGGCCCGGTCGCCACCTCGACTGGGAAGCACTCCCGGGCAAGCCGGCCAACCAGCGCCCGTGAACAGCGAAGGTCCCGCCGGAGCTCCAATGTCACAGACGCCGACG GTAACATAGTGGACGCGTTCGAGTTTCTGGACGGGTATTCTGACGGGGAGGGGACAGACTTCCATGGAAGCGGGATGAGCACCCCCACGCCGGCTAGAG ATACGGACATCAACTTATAG